Part of the Sulfobacillus acidophilus DSM 10332 genome, GTCCGGCGCGCACCCCGGGGCATGCGATCTTTCGGCAGATTCGAGAGCTTCGCCCGGGTGAGTATGCGATTTACCGCCCTTCCGGGTTAACCGTACGACCCTATTGGCACTTGGAAAGCCATCCCCATCCCGATTCGGTCGAAAAAACCGCAGAAACCATTGAAGCCTTGTTGTGGGACGCGGTCGAAAAGCAATTGGTGGCGGATGTTCCGGTGGTCACCCTTCTCTCCGGCGGGTTAGACTCCAGCTTGGTCACCGCCATGGCCCAAAAAGCTTTTCGGGAGCAACAGAAAGATGCTCTAGGGACATTTTCCATCCAATTTAAAGATATGGCCCGCTATTTTCGGGATAACGGGTTTCAGACCAATTTGGACGATCCCTGGGTCACCCGCGTGGCCGAATTCCTGGAGACGACGCATCAGCGGGTGGAGTTGGACACTCCCGAGCTGGATGAGTACCTCATTCCGGCTCTTCTGGCTCGCGATGTCCCCGGCCACGCCGATGTCGACACCTCGCTTTTGGTCTTCGCCCAGCATATTAAAGAACGCGCGACGGTGGGCCTCTCCGGCGAAGCCGCCGACGAGATTTTCGGCGGTTATCCTTGGTTTCACCGTGCCGATGCTCTCGCCGCCCATACCTTCCCCTGGTCGCTAAGGCTCCGCGATCGTATCCGCGTATTGGCCCCCGAGCTCATCGACTATCTAAAACCGGAACAGTATGTCCAAGATCGCTATGACGAAGCCTTGGCCGAAGTGCCCCACCTGGCCGGGGAGTCGCCGGAGTCGGCCCGCATTCGAGAAATTGCCTATCTCAGCATCACCCGGTTTTTACCCACGTTATTGGAACGCAAAGACCGGATGACCATGGCGGCCAGCCTCGAGGTGCGAGTCCCCTACTGTGATCATCGCCTCGTGGAATATGTTTGGAACATCCCCTGGGAGATGAAAAACTATGGCGGTCACCCCAAAGGGATTTTACGATTGGCCGCGGAACGCTGGCTGCCTTCGGATGTGGTCTACCGCCGCAAATCGCCCTATCCGTCGACAGTGAACCCGAGCTATTTTTATCGCATGGCTGATCGGCTCCAAGCAATACTGGAGGATACCCACTCGCCTTTGCGACCGCTCGTGAATCAGACGGTACTACGGAACATGATCGCCGCCGGCCCCGATGCCGCGCAAATTCCTTGGTTTGGCCAACTGATGGGCAATGCTCAGCTCTTTGCCTTTTTGATTCAAACCGATGCGTGGCTCCGCCATTACCACGTGACGTTCGTCTAACCACTAGACGGGGGCCCCGTGACGGAGCCCCCGTGATCACATGCCATTATGCCACTAACGCTTCAATCACGTACGCGACCAGCAATACCACCATGACGATGGTGTTGACCACGATCGACGTTTGGTGCATGCCCTGGAAAGGCCCTGAATTGGGCGACAGATGCTGCATGCGTAAGAGCAGATCATACGCATACCATAACAGTACCCACGCCAATCCGGTTATTGCCGCCAAGAGCCAGCGTCCCGATCGACGGGATGTCCACGCCAAAGCAAGGCCGGCCAAAAACGCCACGCCGCCGGCTATCAACCCAATCGCATAATACAAGGGGAAAATATGGGTGACAAATCGCCCTGAATAGGGCATCGGCACCAAGACAAAAATGTTGGGGGCAATCCCGACAAAAAAGAAAAAAATCGTCCCCAACCAGATCCCGCTGCCTAATCGCCAAAACAATTGACTGAACCGGACTCCCCGCATTCCCTTTTTATCCCCCTTCAACTGCCCCCCATATTATAGCCGGTCCGTCACCAGGATATGGATCGGGCTGACTTGACCCCGGCGGTTAAGTCTGATACAACGAAGGCGACCCACTTCTGCGGTAAAGGATGGACAGCATGCGGCCCAGAGCCCGACTCGTTCAACTCTCGCGCGAAGCACCGCCGGAACAGCTTCGCCTGTCACCCGTCTTGGCGGAAACCGTGGCACGGTCCACCGCCGCCAGCGGAGAACCGGCCGTGATTATTCGCCATCAACCCGCCTATGTGTTGTTAGGTCCCAAAGACCGACGATTGCCCCGCCTTTATGAGGCCGTGCAATGGTTGGAATCGTTGGGCTATCCGGTGTTGATGCGGCTTGGCGGCGGATCCGCCGTTCTCTTGGACGGCCATTGCCTCAGTTTTGGGGTGACCCGCCCTTGCCGCGATTTTACCCAATGGGAGAAAAACTTCCGGGAAATGGCTTGGGGGGCAATTTTAGGATTACGCCAACTCGGCATCCCGGCGGATTTTGGTCGGGCCGAGGGCTCCTATTGCGAAGGCCCGTTTGACCTGGTCGCGAACGGACAGAAAATTGCGGGCATCGCCCAAACCATTCGCGGCGGATATGCCTTGGTCAGCGGCATGGTGCTCTGGGATCAGGATCCGGTGGCCACCACCGCCTTGATTCAAGAGTTTTATGAACGGGCCGGCAGTGACCTCCGCCTCCGGCCGGAGGCGGTAACCGCCTTGGTCCGTTTGCCGGGACAATCCCAGTTAACCCTGGAATCTCTCGAAGCCCGTCTGATCCAAGGGTTTCGCGAACTTTATGATTTGGTCGACCACCCGCTAGAACCGGCCGAATGGGCATTAGCCGAATCGCTTTATCACACCCGGGTTGTCCAACCGACCCACATGAGTACCACCCCGTCGGCGGGATGATATCCGGATTTTCCAAGGAGGCCCCTATGCAAGCAATCATCGAAACCGACAAGGGTCGGATGGTTTTAGACTTATTTCCGGGCGAAGCCCCCGGCACCGTGGCGAATTTTGCCCAACTGGCCCGTTCCGGCTTTTATAACGGATTGACCTTCCATCGGGTCATTCCCAATTTCGTCATTCAAGGCGGATGTCCCCGGGGGGACGGGACCGGCGGCCCCGGATATACCATCAAATGCGAAACCGAAGGCAACCCCCATCAGCACATTCGTGGAGCCCTATCGATGGCCCACCGTGGAAAGGATACGGGTGGCAGTCAATTTTTTATTTGCCACTCGCCCCAACCCCATTTGGATGGCGTCCACACCGTATTTGGACAGTTAGTGGAGGGATTTGACGTGTTAGACGCCATCCGACAGGGCGATCATATGACTCAGGTCCTCATTGTCGAGGATGAGCCCAAATAACGGGTACACCATCGACAGATCGCTTCCATGCGGTGAACCCGGTGCCAGGGTTTCCCTTGGCGACTCATCCCGTGGGATTCGCCGGGATATAAGAGCAGCTCTGCCGTCCGACCCAGATATTTTAAGGCGGCGTAGAGCTGCTCGCCTTGTTCCAGCGGCAACCGCTGATCCTCCATTTGATGTTCGATGAGGACGGGAGTATGAATTTGACCGGCATATTTTAGGGGGGACTGTTGCCAATAGGGTTCAATCTCTTCCCACCAGGGCTTGGTGCCATATTGCGGTACGCGCAAAAAGCCGAGATCACTGGATCCCATCGCACTTAACCGGTTTACCACCGAGCGCATGGTCACCGCGGCACGGAACCGGTCCGTGTGGGAAATGAGCCAGTTGACCATAAATCCTCCGTAGCTGCCCCCGGCGACCCCCAACCGGTGAGCGTCGACCCCGGGGGTTTCCGCCACCGCGGTATCGAGAAGCGCCAGCACATCCTCATAATCGCGAGTGCCCCAATGTCCCTTGATCGCGCCGCAAAACGCCGCGCCATACCCGGTGGATCCCCGGGGATTTCCGTACACGACCGCAAAGCCCCGAGATGCCAAACATTGAAATTCCCACATAAAGCGTTCGCCGTACATGGCCATGGGGCCCCCATGAATCTCTAAAATCGCGGGAACCTTAACGCCCGCGCTTGGCGGTACCAAAATCCAGCCTTGAAGGGGGGTACCGTCCGCCGATATCGCCCGGACCGGCCGAGGCAAAATCGCCTCGCCCTCCGGCACACCAGGCGCCCAAGCCGTCGGTCCGGTTTCCTGCCCTAATCGGGCCAATTGAATGCCGGACGGGTGGCTTTGGTCGGCGACGGCCAGGGCCACGAAATCGCCGCGCACGGCAAAATCGTAGACCACCCGAGGCGCATCCCATAACAATGTCGCCTGATCATGGCTAAATTCCGTTAACACCACGCGACCTTCACGGGAAACCGGCATCCAGATTCGATCCGACCGTCCGTAAGGAAGCATATGCTCCGGTGCCGGCATATCGGTCACACTCTCGTCGCCCACCGACCGGTCCAACATCCCCGAGACATTTTCGACCGCGCCGGACGCGAGATCCAGACGATAAAGGCGGGTCAGCCCGTAGCCATGATCCGCGGGATCCTCGGCACAAAACAATAAGGAGCGCCCGTCTTCACTACGGCCCAGACGGGAAAAAATACCTGGGTTATGGGTCCATACCCGGCGTTGCCCGGTGATTCGGTGCCAGGACTCTATCCGATTAATCAAGGGATGCAGCGGGTGGGGATGATCGCTTGGCCGATGAAAAAAATACAAGGTGTCCCCGCTCTCATCCCAGACGGGTGACGAAAAATCGTCAAACCCGCCGGTTATGACCGTAACCTCCTGTCGGCTCCGACTGACCAGTACCAGTTGATCCCGCCCCCGGTCAAAATACCCGGTTCCGTCGAGCTTGTAATATTGGCGCGTGATATGCCGCACATCCCGGGTGTAATAGGCGTGCCAATCGGACATGCCCCGGCCGGCGGGTGACCGCTCGTCGGAATCCCGCCCCGGACGCAGAATCCCCCCTTCGAGATGCAGCACCACCGCCAACCGGTCGCTATCGGGATGCCAGGCGAAATCTTTCACCGCACCCTCAAAATCGGTTAAGGGCCAGGCTTCGCCGCCGCCCTGAAGTGGCATGATCCAGAGTGCGGCGCTCTTTGACCGCTCCGAGATAAATGCGAGCCAACGGCCATCTGGCGATACCGCCGGCCGGGTATCGGAATTCCCGGCGGTAAACGGCTCAATCCGTTGCCATTCAAGACCTCCAAACACTCCACGCATGATGCGGTGGCAAGACCGGTTAGTAGCCGGATCAAACCATCGTTCGGTAAAAAAGAGCCATGGCTCATGGGGATGAAAAGCCAATTGGCCCCAGGTTCGAATCTGCCATAAGGCCTCCGGTCCCATTATCGTGCCCCCTTAAAAAAAGAGCCGGGGATTGTCCCCGGCTTATGCCTTATCCCCGTGCACCCAGCTTAAAATGTCGCCGGGGGTTACCGGCAAGGTGTTGACCAGGACGCCAAACGGCGCCAACGCATCGGAAATGGCCCCGGCAATGGCCGCCGGCGAGGCAATCAGGCTGCCTTCCCCCATGCCTTTAATGCCCCCTTCCCCTTCCGACGGGGTTTCAATATGTTGGATGGCCATGCGCGGCACATCCGGGGCTTCCGGCAACAAGTAATCCAACAGAGAGGTGGTGGTCAGCTGCCCATGCTCGTCATAGCGCAAAACTTCCAACAAGGCGGACCCGACGCCTTGCGCCACCCCGCCGTGAATCTGCCCTTCGACAATGGTGGGATTGATTAACCGGCCACAGTCGTTGACCACCGCATACCGCGTAACCCGCACCAGACCGGTATGAATATCCACTTCGACTTCCGCAATGTGGGTACCGTTGGAAAAGCTCACCGGCCGCGGCGGCAGATAGCGGGCGGTAATCTCCAATCCAATCGGCAGCCCGGGCGGAATCTTCCGCACGTTCATATAGGCGGTTTCGGCGATTTCGCGAATGGTTACCGCCCGATCGGGCACACCGGCCACCCAGGCCTTCCCCTGGCCCAGTTCGATATCCTCTTCGGCGGCCTCTAAGAGTTGGGCGGCATAGGTTTTCAAACGTTCCCGCATTTGCCTTCCGGCCACTAATGCGGCACCGCCGCCGATAGGGCCGCTACGGCTGCCTCCGGTGCCGCCCCCCAAGGGCGCGCTATCGGTATCCCCGTGCAGTACCACGATGTCTTCCAGCGGGATCCCCAACTGATCGGCCAATATTTGGGCCATCGTCGTCTCATGTCCTTGCCCGGTCGGACCTAACCCGAGCGCGGCGGTTACCTTGCCCGAGGGCTCAATGCGCACGGTACACGATTCATAGCCGATCGATCCCGCTTCCGACGACGCCATCGCCGTCGGCTCCACAAACGCGGAAATCCCGATGCCGAGATAGCGCCCCGCTTGCCGAAGCTCGGCTTGTCGCGCGCGAAACCCGTCATAGTCAATCAACGAAAGCGCCGACTCCAACGACTGGCGGTACGAGCCCGCATCATAGATCATGCCGGCCGCGTTACGATAGGGAAATTGCTCGTCTCGAATCATGTTGCGACGCCGGACCTCGGCCGGATCGAGTCCCAAATGCCGGGCAACCCGATCGACAATCCCCTCTTGAATAAAGGAGGCAATCGGCCCCCAGACGCCTCGGTAGGCCCCCAAGGGCGTCTTGTTGGAATAGGTGCAATCAATCGTCGTGGCCAGATGCGGGATGTCATACGGCCCCGTCAACACGCGAGATGCCAAACTCGTCTCGCCGACCGCTCCGGAATAGGGATACGGGGCAAATGCCCCGCCATCGGCCATTAAATGATCCCGCACGGCAATAATCCGGCCGTCGGCATCAAAGGCGACCTCGACATCGTGGATGTCGTCGCGGGCATGGACATCGCTCAGCAGCGACTCCACCCGGTCGGAAATCCATTTCACCGGACGGTTTAATAGCCGGGCGGCCTCCACCACCACAATGTCTTCCGGGTATGTGGTGGCTTTCATTCCAAATCCCCCGCCCACCTCGGGTACCACGATCCGGACCTGATGTTCGGGAATCCCCATAATCGTCGCGATGTCTTCCCGCATCCGATGCGGCGATTGGGTCGACGCGTAAACGGTCAGCCGTCCCGACGCGGGATCCAACATCGCCAGGGTTCCCCGCGGCTCCAAAGTCACCGCGGTTTGCCGGTTGGTGCGAAACGTTTCCCGAAGATGATAGGGGGCGGCTTGAAACGCCTCCTCAAATCCCTGGGTTCGGTATTCTTTATGATAAAAGACGTTGTCGACGCCCTCGTGAACGCTCCGCGGTTGCCCGGCGATGGCCTGCCGCATGTCCAACACCGGGGTTTTGGGGCGATAGCGCACCGTAATCAATTCGGCCGCGTCTTCGGCAATATACCGTGATTCCGCCACCACCGCCGCCACGGGTTGCCCGACGTAAAACACCGCACCTTGTGCCAGCGCCGGCTGACCCACTTTATAGGCCGACTTCTGCCACAAAAGGTAGGGACAATCGTCCGCCGTCAGTACCCGTACCACGCCAGGCACGGCCAGGGCACGACTGAAGTCAACCGACTCGATAGTCGCGGCCGCGTGCGGTGATCGCACGAACGCCACCTCTAACATCCCCGGCATTTGAATGTCGTCCATAAACCGGCTTCGTCCGGTCAACAACCGGGGGTCTTCGACGCGTGACACCCGGGCTCCCATCATTTGTGGCCGCATCGCCTGTTCCATCGGTTTCGTCCTCCTCACCTATTGGCCACTCGTGTCGGCGGCATCCAGTACCGCATCGACAATAAATTGATACCCGGTACATCGGCAGATGTTGCCCGAGAGTGCCTCCCGTACGCTGTCTTCCGTCAAGGGCTTTTGTTGTTGTAATAAGGCGGTCGCCGTCACCACCATCCCCGGCGTGCAGAATCCGCATTGGAGGGCGTGATGTCGTTGAAACGCCATTTGTAGCGGCGATAGGCCGTCTTCCGGGGTGAGGCCTTCGATAGTGACCACATCATGGCCATCGGCTTGGATTGCAAAGGTCAAACAACTGCGCACCGGCTCGCCGTCCAACAACACGGTACAGGCACCACAAGCGCCTTGCTCACATCCGACATGCGTCCCGGTCAATCCCAGCTGATGGCGTAACACGTCGGCCAGGGTCCAGCGCGGCTCGACGTCTACCGTATGCTGCACACCATTGACGGTTAAACGAATCGATTCCCGTTGATTATTCATCAGCCCATCTCCCTTCGTCCTGTCGCCTGTAGATACGCCCGATGGGCAACCGCTTCCGCTTCATGCCATTTGACGGGATCGGGGGTCATATCGCTGACCGCTTCCGCCAAAATGGCCCGCCAGACCGCGGAATCGGGTCCGATGCGGTCCCGCGCAATCCGGTCAACCCGCACGGGGGTATCCGCTATTCCGAACCAGGTCACCTCCACCGTCTTCGGGTGTACGGTGACATATGCCCCGGCCAGCGCAAAATCTCCGACCCGGCGAGCGACTTCGGAAAATCCCTGGTGACCGACCGCAAAGGGTACCCACACCGATTGAATCACTTCGTCAGGAGCCAGCGCCGTCATATAAAGACCCAAGAAAAACTCTCGGGCGGAAATCTCCCGTATCCCGGCCGGCCCCCGCACCACCAACCGCGCATCCAACGCCACCATCGCCGCCGGTAATTCGGACGCCGGATCGGCATGAGCCAGACTACCGCCGAGCGTCCCCCGATTACGGATAGCCCAATGGCCGATATGGCTTGCCGCCTCCGCCAGAGTCGGCAGGTGAGTCAACACCAAGGGGTGCGTCGCCAATTGCTGATGGCGGACCAACGCCCCAATCTCTAACCCCTGATCGCGTAGGGCAATACGGCCCCATTCGTCCGCCAAGCCGTTGATATCGACCAACACCGAAGGCCGGCTGAGGCGAAAGTTCATGAGCGGAATTAAACTTTGGCCGCCCGCCAGCACTTTCGCGTCAGGGTGACGCTGTAAAACCTGAATCGCCTCGTCCATCGACGAGACCCGCACATAACGAAACGGTGCCGGCTTCATCATCTGCCTCCTTGTTCCTGTCTCTTAATGAAACCCCAACTCGCGACTAATCGCGATTAACTGGCTCGGACGCACGCCGGCGGTCAACCGACTCCAGTAATGTTTCGCCACTTTGAGGGCCCGGGTTTTGGGCTCAAAACCGGGAGTGGCCTTTAACGGATTAATCCAAATAATCCGCGCCACTTGGGCCCTTAACGTCCGTAGCGCCCCCTCCAACCGTTCGGGAGACCCGGTATCCCAGCCGTCGGAGATAATGACCACGGTGGTTCGCGGTCGTATCCAGTCGCCGCCATATTGTTGAATCCACAGGGCCAACGAATCGCCGATGGCCGTCCCGCTACCATACGTTGTCATTTGGGCCTCTAAAGCCCTTTGCGCCAAGTAGGGGGGTAATTCAAATGCCGGAGTGACGTCGTCGAGGCCTGTCCCGAACATAAACACCCCGATGCGCCCCGCACCCGTCTGCACCAACCGATAGACCCATGGCCAATAATGCGGGACATAGGTGGCCATGGAGCCCGAAACGTCCCACAACATCACCACCGGGGCTAAACGACGCGGACTCCGCATACGCCGAAAGCGAGGATCGGCCGCCTCGGTGCGCGCCCAACGGGTGACGGTCCGCCGCCAATCGGGATCGGCCAAGGCACCCAAGCGCCTCCCGTGACGACTGGGAACGGTGACTTGCACCGCCTGCATCGGTCGTAAACGCCGAGTCCAGTGCCCCTTGTCTGCAAGCCAGGTAATCGAATCGCCGTGAGCCGGCGACAAACTGGCACCCGCCGTGCCTACGGATTCCGGTGAACCCGGCGGGGCGTCGGGCCGGTCGCCCTGAGGAGATACGCGAGCCTGCGGGGGAGACTCCTCCGCCGACCGGGCATTTCACGTCGGGTCGGCATCCACCAGGTCGTCGATCCGCCCGCTGACCGTTTCCAGGTCCCAGGCGTCCTTAATCACCAGCCCTAGCGTGTTTTGAATCCACGCCCGGTCCCATTGCCCCGGATGCATGATGGTCCAAGCGCGAGCCCAATCCAACGTCTCCGCCAGACCGGGCGGTTTGACCAAATCCCATTGACGAAGACACCGCACCGCATTCACCAGCCGCTCTAAAATTCCCCGGTCCAATGAAGGCAGCGCCGTTTCCACGATGGCGATTTCCCGCTCTCGTTCCGGCCAATCCACATAAAGATAAAGGCACCGCCGACGAAGGGCGTCCGACAACGGCCGCTGCCGGTTGGAGGTCAAAATCGTTAGCGGTGACGCCGCCGCTTTAATGGTTCCCAGCTCAGGAATAGAAATTTGAAATTCACTCAGATATTCCAGCAAGAGGGCCTCAAATGCTTCATCGGCCCGGTCGACCTCGTCGATGAGCAACACCGTTTCGGGTGTCTCTACGGCCTTCAATAAGGGGCGGGCCAAGAGAAAGCGCCGCGAAAAAGGATCGGTCGCCTGGCCTTGCTGCAAGGCCACCCATTGTTGATGGTAGTTCCAATCATACAACGCTTCATCCGCCGTCAATCCCTCATAACAGCTGAGTCGCACCAAAGGGCGCTTTAGCGCCGCCGCCAGCGCTTCGGCCAACGCGGTTTTTCCGCTCCCGGCGGGCCCCTCCAAGAGCAACGGTCGCCCCATCTCCATCGCTAGACCCGCCATCAGGGCAATTTGATCGTTGGCCACATATCCCCCCTGGCGCAATAATCTCTGGAAGCGATCGCTAAGCCGGTTGGTCATGTAATGGTTTTTACGCCTCCTGATCCCCCGATGTCGCCACATCGGTTGTCGCTTGGGGAAAAATTCGGGCCAGATGGCCACGCCGCCGAAAGGGGGTGCAACTGGCGCCCGGTGATAGCGGTACCAGCCAAATCATACCGCATTTGGTCGCCGGAAGGAAACCGGAGCCCCCTAACAAAAATGGCCCCGCCCAGGGACCACCTTGCCCACGACGTTCTCCCGCCTACGGAAAAACCCGCCCTCGACGTTGGCGCCGATGCTGTAGCCGGGTACGACGCGCTTCGGTGAGGTAACGGAGACCGGGGGGATACATTTTGACCAGCGTGGCTTGGGGAATCATGACCTGCAAGTTGCCGCACAAGGTACACTGCTTGCCACGGACGATAACGACCGAAAAAGGACCGCTTTCTACCGTTAAAGGACCCGTCAACACCACATCCTCAGATCCACAGGTGGGGCAGCGTTCATCCATGGAAAATCCTCCTCACGTTTGCGATTACCAGATCCTTTCTCTTCCCGGATCGAATTTCCTTCCGGTTATGCACACCTCGTCCACAGTTTTTTCACACGGTTATCCCCAATATATCCACAATTTCCGACAACCCCGTCGAAACGCGCTAGCACGTGAAATCGCTTCAAATCGGGCGATAAATCATCTATCGGCCGGAGCCTCGCCCAAGTTATCCACAGAATTTAGGCTGGCCCCCGATGAATACCTCCGTCGATATCCACACTCGTGCCGGTAATCATGCCGGCTTCATCCGACAGGAGAAACCGAATAAGCCGAGCAATGTCTTCGGGCCGCGTTAAGCGGCCTCGTGGAGTCTGCCGCATGCGCACCAAGGCTTGATCCGGAGAAATCTGATCCAAGCGGGCATAACCCTCGGCCATCTGCAGTAAAAGGGCAGTCTCTGTCGCCCCGGGATTGACATTGACGACCCGAATCTGCCATGGGGCGACTTCGTCAGCCAGAATTTTGGTCAGTCCGCGTAAAGCCCCATTAATCGTCGTGGCCGCCGCCAAGCGAGGGTTCGGATCTTTCCCGGTGACTCCCGCCACATTCACGATGGCGCCTCCGCCAACCTGGCGTAGATACGGCACCACTGCCCGCATGAGACTTAAATAGCCCCAAAACTTAACGGTAAAATCCTCTTGCCACCGGCGCCAGTCCAAGCCTAAAGGCGTTCCCACGCTCGCCCCGCCGGCACAATTAACCAGACCCGTAATCCGGCCATATTGCTGAAAAGCCGCCCGACACACCGCCTCCCCGTCTTCCGGGCAGCCGGTCAATGTATGCGCTAGACCGTGGGCTTCGCCAGGCCCGTTTTGACTTAAGGTCGCCGCGGCGTTTGCCGTCGCGACCGGATCCCGGGCCACGAGGAGCACCCGAGCGCCCGCGCCGACCAGACAACGGGCCGTCTCATAGCCGATCCCGCGACTGCCCCCGGTCACGATAATGACTTGATCGTTCCATACCGTCATCGCTGTCCCCCCGTACAACGTATGCAGGCGGGCAGGCAAAACATTCCCCGGGGAATAAGGGCTGTCTCAAAAGAATCGAAGAAGAGAGAGGGACGACGCCTCTTGAGTGGGGCCCTATCCCGTTCCCAAGGAATCCCAGGTCGAATCGGACCGGTCATCCCGATCCGATATGCCGATCCTAAATCGAGAAGGGCTTTACGAAATCCGTTTAGGCGTCTCGTCGATTGAGGCAGCACACCCCATTTGGGGTCGACGGCCACCGGGCGGGTATAACGCCTGTCCCGCCGGCATTCCGATGACCGTTCCCCTTGAAGAGGCCGAACGAAGGAGAGGATACCTCTAAACCCGAACCCAAGGGCGCTTTGGAGAGGGCGAGGGTTAAAAAACAGGCCGCTCTCGCCATCCGCCAAACACGGATTTCATCGCGGCCACAATTTCCCCTTCGGTTGCTCCGGCTCGCACACATTCGATAATTTGCGGCATCAACGCAGCCGCCGGATCCTGGCAACGACGGGTAAGTTCGGCCAACGTTTCGTCGACAAGAGCGGCATTGCGGGTATGACGCCATTGACGAACCCGTTCACGCTGCTCTTGTTCCACGCGCGGATCAATTTTCAAAATCGGGATCTTTTCGGTTTCCTCCTCCACGAAGGCGTTCACGCCCACCACAATTTTTTCGTGATTTTCCAGTTCTTTTTGGTACCGGTAGGAGGCTTCGGCAATTTCCCGTTGAAAGAATCCGTTTTCAATTCCCGCCAATACGCCGCCGATCGCATCGATGCGCTCAAAGTACTCTTCGGCTTGCCGTTCCAATTCGTCTGTCAGAGCCTCCACGAAATACGACCCGGCCAACGGATCGACGGTATTGGTGACCCCCGTTTCATAGGCAATGATTTGCTGGGTGCGCAAGGCAATTTTAACCGCCTTTTCGGTCGGCAGGGATAAGACTTCGTCCATCGAGTTGGTATGCAGGGACTGCGTGCCGCCCAATACCGCCGCCATCGCTTCAAACGCGGTACGCACAATGTTATTTTCCGGTTGCTGAGCGGTCAGCGAACACCCCGCCGTCTGGGTATGAAACCGCATCATCCACGACCGAGGATTTTTGGCCCCGTATTTTTCTTTGAGATGACGGGCCCAAATTCGCCGGGCGGCCCGGAACTTGGCAATCTCCTCAAAGAAATCGATGTGCGAGTTGAAGAAAAACGAAAGACGGGGAGCAAACGCATCAACATCCAGGCCGGCTTGAATGCCGGCTTCCACATAGGCAAATCCGTCGGCCAACGTGAACGCCAATTCCTGTGCCGCCGTCGCGCCCGCTTCCCGAATATGATAGCCGCTGATACTGATGGAATTCCATTGGGGTACCTCATGCGTCGCAAACGCCATCATATCGGTAATGACCCGCATGGACGCTTGAGGCGGGAAGATCCATTCTTTTTGGGCAATATATTCTTTTAAAATATCGGCCTGTAGCGTGCCCCGCAAACGATCCCAGGAGACGCCTTGACGTTCGGCCGCCACTAAATACATCGCCCAAATAATCGGCGCCGGTCCGTTAATGGTCATGGACGTCGAGACTTGATCGAGGGGAATTCCTTCAAAAAGCCGTTCCATATCCTCGATGGAATCGATGGCTACCCCTTCACGCCCGACTTCTCCCAAGCTGTGGGGATCGTCGGAGTCATATCCCATCAAGGTTGGCATATCAAACGCCACCGACAAACCGG contains:
- a CDS encoding Peptidylprolyl isomerase (PFAM: Cyclophilin type peptidyl-prolyl cis-trans isomerase/CLD~COGs: COG0652 Peptidyl-prolyl cis-trans isomerase (rotamase) - cyclophilin family~InterPro IPR002130~KEGG: mru:mru_0145 peptidyl-prolyl cis-trans isomerase~PFAM: Peptidyl-prolyl cis-trans isomerase, cyclophilin-type~PRIAM: Peptidylprolyl isomerase~SPTR: Peptidyl-prolyl cis-trans isomerase), with the translated sequence MQAIIETDKGRMVLDLFPGEAPGTVANFAQLARSGFYNGLTFHRVIPNFVIQGGCPRGDGTGGPGYTIKCETEGNPHQHIRGALSMAHRGKDTGGSQFFICHSPQPHLDGVHTVFGQLVEGFDVLDAIRQGDHMTQVLIVEDEPK
- a CDS encoding acylaminoacyl-peptidase (PFAM: Prolyl oligopeptidase family; WD40-like Beta Propeller Repeat~COGs: COG1506 Dipeptidyl aminopeptidase/acylaminoacyl-peptidase~InterPro IPR011659:IPR001375~KEGG: sth:STH906 acylaminoacyl-peptidase~SPTR: Acylaminoacyl-peptidase), with product MGPEALWQIRTWGQLAFHPHEPWLFFTERWFDPATNRSCHRIMRGVFGGLEWQRIEPFTAGNSDTRPAVSPDGRWLAFISERSKSAALWIMPLQGGGEAWPLTDFEGAVKDFAWHPDSDRLAVVLHLEGGILRPGRDSDERSPAGRGMSDWHAYYTRDVRHITRQYYKLDGTGYFDRGRDQLVLVSRSRQEVTVITGGFDDFSSPVWDESGDTLYFFHRPSDHPHPLHPLINRIESWHRITGQRRVWTHNPGIFSRLGRSEDGRSLLFCAEDPADHGYGLTRLYRLDLASGAVENVSGMLDRSVGDESVTDMPAPEHMLPYGRSDRIWMPVSREGRVVLTEFSHDQATLLWDAPRVVYDFAVRGDFVALAVADQSHPSGIQLARLGQETGPTAWAPGVPEGEAILPRPVRAISADGTPLQGWILVPPSAGVKVPAILEIHGGPMAMYGERFMWEFQCLASRGFAVVYGNPRGSTGYGAAFCGAIKGHWGTRDYEDVLALLDTAVAETPGVDAHRLGVAGGSYGGFMVNWLISHTDRFRAAVTMRSVVNRLSAMGSSDLGFLRVPQYGTKPWWEEIEPYWQQSPLKYAGQIHTPVLIEHQMEDQRLPLEQGEQLYAALKYLGRTAELLLYPGESHGMSRQGKPWHRVHRMEAICRWCTRYLGSSSTMRT